A genomic window from Pseudocitrobacter corydidari includes:
- a CDS encoding SulP family inorganic anion transporter has translation MSDTPFTPQDGRILYVMRSPKLLLRETLAGVITALALIPEVISFSVIAGVDPKVSLIASVVLCLAMSFLGGRPAMVTAAAGSVALVIGPMVHQHGVGYILPAVVMAGVIQILFGLCGMARLMRFIPQPVMTGFVNALGVLIFFAQVPHFWSRNPLIIALFVATLLIVLWAPRVIKSVPSPLIAIVLLTVFTVTSGQLLPTVGDEGSMSGGLPGLTQLLVPLNLDTLNIIWPCALSIAFVGLMESLLTAKLVDDLTATPSNKARESAGLGIANILAGFYGGIAGCAMIGQTIVNVEMGKGRSRVSTIMAGLVLLLLVTALSKVMADIPMSVLAGIMVIVAFKTFSWHSVQPATLRRAPWPETVVMLLTVAATVSTDNLAIGVLAGVVCMVLIPARLKEKLAVKAEKSSPAQGK, from the coding sequence ATGTCAGACACCCCTTTTACTCCCCAGGATGGCCGCATCCTTTACGTAATGCGCTCGCCCAAACTGCTGCTGCGCGAAACGCTGGCTGGCGTCATTACCGCACTGGCACTGATCCCCGAAGTCATCTCCTTTTCCGTGATTGCTGGCGTCGACCCTAAAGTCAGTTTGATTGCCTCGGTGGTACTGTGTCTGGCGATGTCATTTCTCGGCGGGCGTCCGGCGATGGTGACTGCCGCTGCCGGTTCTGTGGCGCTGGTCATCGGGCCGATGGTGCATCAACACGGCGTCGGTTACATTCTGCCCGCCGTGGTGATGGCTGGCGTGATTCAAATTCTGTTCGGCCTGTGCGGTATGGCACGGTTGATGCGGTTTATTCCGCAGCCGGTGATGACCGGTTTTGTCAACGCGCTAGGCGTGCTGATCTTCTTCGCCCAGGTGCCGCATTTCTGGAGCCGTAATCCGCTGATTATCGCGCTCTTCGTCGCGACCCTGCTGATTGTGCTGTGGGCACCGCGAGTAATTAAAAGCGTGCCGTCACCGCTGATTGCCATCGTGCTGTTAACCGTATTCACCGTCACCAGCGGTCAGCTGCTGCCGACCGTTGGCGATGAAGGTTCGATGAGCGGCGGCCTGCCCGGCCTGACGCAGTTGCTAGTGCCGCTGAATCTCGACACTCTGAACATTATCTGGCCCTGCGCGCTGAGCATTGCGTTTGTCGGGCTAATGGAGTCGTTGCTGACGGCAAAGCTGGTCGATGATTTGACCGCGACGCCGTCAAACAAAGCGCGCGAAAGCGCCGGGCTTGGTATCGCCAACATTCTGGCCGGTTTTTATGGAGGCATCGCGGGTTGCGCGATGATTGGTCAGACGATTGTCAACGTTGAGATGGGCAAAGGCCGCAGTCGCGTTTCAACGATCATGGCAGGCCTGGTGCTGCTGCTATTGGTGACGGCGTTAAGCAAGGTGATGGCGGACATTCCGATGTCGGTGCTGGCCGGTATTATGGTGATTGTGGCGTTCAAAACCTTTAGCTGGCACAGCGTCCAGCCCGCAACGCTGAGACGCGCCCCGTGGCCAGAAACTGTGGTGATGCTGCTAACTGTCGCGGCAACCGTCAGCACCGACAACCTGGCGATTGGCGTGCTGGCGGGCGTGGTTTGCATGGTGCTGATCCCTGCCCGCCTGAAAGAAAAGCTTGCGGTTAAAGCAGAAAAATCGTCGCCAGCCCAAGGAAAATGA
- the eco gene encoding serine protease inhibitor ecotin, which produces MKNTFTLAALLLTAVSLSATAAEQPLEKVAPYPQAEKGMKRQVIQLPAQQDESALKVELMIGKTLEVDCNRHRLGGKLESKTLEGWGYDYYVFDKVGEPVSTMMACPDKTKTKQFVAAYLGDDGMLRYNSKLPIVVYTPDNVEVKYRVWKAEEEVHNAVER; this is translated from the coding sequence GTGAAAAACACATTTACGCTCGCTGCTTTACTACTGACCGCTGTTTCGCTTTCTGCCACGGCGGCAGAGCAACCGCTGGAAAAAGTTGCGCCTTATCCGCAAGCGGAAAAAGGCATGAAGCGCCAGGTGATTCAGTTACCTGCGCAGCAGGATGAATCAGCGCTGAAAGTTGAGCTGATGATTGGTAAAACGCTGGAAGTCGACTGTAACCGTCACCGCCTGGGCGGCAAGCTGGAAAGCAAAACGCTGGAAGGCTGGGGTTATGACTACTACGTCTTTGATAAAGTTGGCGAGCCGGTCTCCACCATGATGGCCTGCCCGGACAAAACGAAGACCAAACAGTTCGTTGCGGCGTATCTCGGTGACGACGGCATGCTGCGTTACAACAGCAAACTGCCGATCGTGGTGTATACCCCGGATAACGTGGAAGTGAAATACCGCGTCTGGAAAGCTGAAGAAGAAGTGCATAACGCTGTAGAGCGTTAA
- a CDS encoding NUDIX domain-containing protein: MHNNTPYLRNVQEQLLSDNWYVLKKYTFDIQRRDGSWQTQNREVYDRGNGATILLYNREKKSVVLTRQFRFPVSVNGHSGLLIEAAAGLLDKASPEARILAEAEEETGFKVSHLEKVFEAYMSPGSVTEKLYFFIAEYTERDRTGDGGGLVEEGEDIEVLEWPFEQALAAISRGEIVDGKTIMLLQHLALKGVFNELRG, translated from the coding sequence ATGCACAATAACACGCCATACCTTCGCAACGTTCAGGAACAGCTTCTTTCCGATAACTGGTACGTACTGAAAAAATACACCTTTGATATACAGCGCCGCGACGGTAGCTGGCAGACGCAGAATCGCGAGGTCTATGACCGGGGCAACGGCGCAACCATCCTGCTCTATAACCGCGAGAAAAAAAGCGTGGTGCTGACTCGTCAGTTTCGCTTCCCGGTTTCGGTCAACGGCCATTCTGGCTTGCTGATCGAGGCGGCAGCCGGTCTGCTGGATAAAGCGTCACCGGAAGCGCGGATTCTGGCGGAGGCTGAAGAAGAAACCGGCTTTAAAGTGAGCCACCTGGAAAAGGTCTTTGAAGCCTATATGAGCCCCGGCTCGGTCACAGAGAAACTCTATTTTTTCATCGCGGAATATACCGAGCGCGACCGTACCGGTGACGGCGGCGGGCTGGTGGAAGAGGGCGAGGACATTGAGGTGCTGGAGTGGCCCTTTGAACAGGCGCTGGCGGCGATTTCGCGCGGTGAAATCGTCGACGGGAAAACCATCATGTTGTTGCAGCATCTGGCGCTGAAGGGCGTCTTTAATGAATTACGGGGCTGA
- a CDS encoding helix-turn-helix domain-containing protein codes for MLVDWPRRRGLPNYALYGAEAGQSSLDMVHYERIPSRASRFGFAIEPHFHDVLIQALYVTHGSGEATIDGEVWAFNAPCLVVVPARAVHGFRFRDDVDGHVITTAQSAIESVALTAAPDLLDFVRTPAMLTVDVAHRRGVRLETLFDAIGREAENSERWQYTAGLALTIALFVQIARLSEKAELAGNPARAALVARIERFRALLDERCRQRQPVAHYAAAMGISSGQLTRICREAFGISAIEAIDRRAVHEARRLLVYSSFSVKQISAELGFRDEAYFGRFFRKQTGLRPTEYRLREQGRLSQRKPASIKKAGLAD; via the coding sequence ATGTTAGTTGACTGGCCGCGTCGTCGTGGGCTGCCTAACTACGCGCTCTATGGCGCAGAGGCCGGGCAGTCGTCGCTGGATATGGTGCACTATGAGCGCATTCCCTCGCGCGCCAGCCGCTTTGGTTTTGCTATCGAGCCCCATTTCCACGATGTTTTGATTCAGGCACTGTATGTTACGCACGGCAGCGGCGAAGCCACCATTGACGGCGAGGTCTGGGCCTTTAACGCCCCGTGCCTGGTCGTCGTTCCCGCTCGCGCGGTACACGGATTTCGTTTTCGCGACGATGTGGATGGTCATGTCATCACCACGGCACAGTCGGCAATCGAATCGGTCGCGCTGACTGCCGCGCCAGATTTACTGGACTTTGTGCGTACACCCGCGATGCTAACCGTCGACGTCGCTCATCGACGCGGGGTGCGTCTTGAAACGCTCTTTGACGCGATTGGCCGGGAAGCCGAGAACAGCGAGCGCTGGCAATACACCGCCGGGCTGGCGCTGACCATTGCGCTGTTTGTGCAGATCGCGCGTTTGAGTGAAAAAGCGGAGCTGGCGGGCAACCCTGCAAGGGCGGCGCTGGTCGCCAGAATTGAACGTTTTCGTGCTTTACTGGATGAACGCTGTCGGCAGCGACAACCCGTGGCTCATTATGCGGCGGCAATGGGGATTTCCTCCGGGCAACTGACGCGAATCTGTCGCGAAGCCTTTGGTATTTCGGCGATTGAAGCCATCGATCGGCGTGCGGTGCACGAAGCGCGGCGTCTGCTGGTCTACTCCTCATTTAGCGTTAAGCAAATCTCGGCGGAATTAGGATTTCGCGATGAAGCCTATTTTGGCCGCTTCTTCCGCAAGCAAACCGGCCTGCGGCCCACGGAGTATCGCCTGCGAGAGCAGGGGCGGTTATCGCAGAGAAAACCGGCTTCCATTAAGAAAGCCGGTCTGGCTGATTAA
- the benC gene encoding benzoate 1,2-dioxygenase electron transfer component BenC, which translates to MSHQVTLRFEDGATHFIQCLTGESVADAALRAKIAIPLDCRDGVCGTCKATCESGQFALGDYVPDALSDDEANAGHVLTCQMRPSSDCVVQIAATSDAAGISSTAFTGRITVCEALSPTAITFSAELENRSALRFLPGQYVNIQVPGSTQTRSYSFSSGPSANEVSFLIRNVPQGLMSSYLREQAKPGDTITFRGPMGSFYLRPIERPLLFLAGGTGLAPFLSMLDKIAEEGEVTQPVHLIFGVTHDEDRVELARLEGYARRLPNFSYLCTVASPESSSPHKGYVTQHITASQLNGGDVDIYLCGPPPMVEAVRDWLAAEGVKPRNFYYEKFAGAGQVVQTGEEHIAPEDVDDTFDLRLALELGAVQLTMGRLSGAQLLAFRQLAEATAPFVVGKRFSDVTRYAQANHAFHLFLIEASGNAPLITLYKQLAVQDYIGRALRDDIEIVGDIVQQHRDLVSAFEYGDINAAREVIAQHALHSKATMSRALGKKSASTAVAPAPQPEPARCPFAALAEQPPYSHELSWPQELQPFKVVDDGSQGDPYEHYRWMREHAPVLRCQSATSDVWFLSRYDDVWQAIRNPKLFSSEVVSPPPLTFLTLYDAPDHTRLRKIAQPSFMPLAIEPFAAEIERRAEVLIDALIAKGGGDVVEEFAIPLSIATISAMIDVPNEDEEKMKFWSDETFSYFGRLARNAPGTGTDEQSAMAFFAYLKEAMERLYLSNSQSIGGHIARMWKEGLLSEKEAKELCAFVFIAGHDTTTILVANAFRMFAEHPHLVQRIRENEADADKFVEEVARYRGTVQRVSRMTTEATTVAGVELPKGAVVRLLLSSANRDSRKFADGDTFNIDRDTTGHLGFGNGMHKCLGQPLAKLETLIATRLVARKVSDIALDPAQPIEYVRGNNLTNSGPAHLFVKLR; encoded by the coding sequence ATGAGCCATCAGGTCACCCTACGCTTTGAAGACGGCGCGACGCATTTTATTCAATGTCTTACCGGTGAGTCCGTCGCCGATGCGGCGCTGCGTGCAAAAATTGCTATTCCACTCGACTGTCGCGACGGCGTGTGCGGCACCTGCAAAGCCACCTGTGAATCAGGCCAGTTTGCGCTCGGTGATTATGTGCCAGACGCGCTTTCCGATGATGAAGCGAATGCCGGGCACGTACTCACCTGCCAGATGCGGCCATCCAGCGACTGCGTGGTGCAGATTGCAGCCACGTCCGATGCGGCGGGCATCAGCAGCACGGCATTCACCGGGCGTATCACCGTCTGCGAAGCGCTATCGCCCACGGCAATCACATTTTCGGCGGAACTGGAAAACCGCAGCGCTCTGCGCTTCCTGCCGGGCCAGTACGTCAATATACAGGTGCCTGGCAGCACGCAGACGCGCTCCTACTCATTTAGCTCGGGCCCCTCGGCAAACGAAGTCTCCTTCCTGATCCGCAATGTTCCGCAGGGCTTAATGTCCAGCTATCTTCGCGAGCAGGCCAAGCCCGGCGACACCATCACCTTTCGCGGGCCGATGGGCAGTTTCTACCTGCGCCCCATCGAACGCCCGCTTTTATTCCTCGCGGGCGGTACGGGACTTGCGCCGTTTTTGTCCATGCTGGATAAGATCGCCGAAGAAGGTGAAGTCACGCAGCCTGTCCATCTGATCTTCGGTGTCACCCACGATGAAGATCGGGTTGAGCTGGCACGGCTTGAGGGATACGCCCGGCGCCTGCCGAATTTTAGCTATCTCTGCACGGTCGCCAGCCCTGAAAGTTCGTCGCCGCACAAAGGCTACGTGACTCAACATATTACCGCGTCGCAGCTTAACGGCGGCGATGTCGATATTTATCTCTGCGGGCCGCCGCCAATGGTAGAGGCCGTGCGCGACTGGCTGGCAGCGGAAGGCGTGAAGCCGCGTAACTTCTATTATGAGAAGTTTGCCGGGGCCGGGCAGGTGGTGCAGACGGGGGAAGAACATATTGCCCCGGAGGACGTCGATGACACGTTTGATCTGCGTCTGGCGCTGGAGCTGGGGGCGGTGCAGCTCACCATGGGGCGCTTGTCAGGCGCACAGTTGCTTGCGTTCCGCCAGCTCGCCGAGGCGACCGCGCCGTTTGTTGTCGGGAAGCGCTTTAGCGATGTCACGCGCTACGCGCAGGCAAACCATGCGTTCCACCTGTTCCTGATTGAGGCATCAGGAAACGCGCCGCTGATTACTCTCTATAAGCAACTCGCGGTGCAGGATTACATTGGTCGGGCGCTACGGGATGACATTGAAATCGTTGGCGATATCGTGCAACAACATCGCGATCTGGTCAGCGCGTTTGAGTATGGTGATATCAACGCCGCGCGTGAAGTGATAGCTCAACACGCCCTTCATTCCAAAGCGACCATGAGCCGTGCGCTGGGCAAGAAATCCGCATCGACCGCCGTCGCGCCCGCGCCGCAGCCAGAGCCCGCACGCTGCCCGTTCGCGGCATTGGCTGAACAGCCGCCCTACTCTCATGAGCTGAGCTGGCCGCAAGAACTGCAACCGTTCAAAGTGGTGGACGACGGTTCGCAGGGCGATCCGTACGAACATTATCGCTGGATGCGCGAGCACGCGCCGGTATTGCGCTGCCAGTCGGCCACCTCGGACGTCTGGTTTCTGTCGCGCTACGATGATGTCTGGCAGGCCATTCGCAACCCAAAACTCTTCTCATCAGAAGTGGTCAGTCCGCCGCCGCTCACTTTTCTGACGCTGTATGATGCACCCGATCACACGCGCCTGCGCAAGATTGCTCAGCCCTCTTTTATGCCGCTGGCCATCGAACCGTTTGCCGCCGAGATCGAGCGCCGCGCGGAGGTATTAATTGATGCGTTGATCGCCAAAGGCGGCGGCGATGTGGTGGAAGAGTTCGCCATTCCACTCAGCATCGCCACCATCTCAGCGATGATCGATGTGCCGAATGAAGACGAAGAAAAGATGAAGTTCTGGTCGGACGAAACCTTCAGCTACTTCGGGCGCCTGGCGCGTAACGCCCCTGGCACAGGCACCGATGAACAAAGCGCCATGGCCTTCTTTGCCTATCTGAAAGAGGCCATGGAACGACTTTACCTCAGCAATAGCCAGTCGATTGGGGGACACATCGCCCGCATGTGGAAGGAGGGTTTGCTCAGTGAAAAAGAGGCCAAAGAGCTGTGCGCCTTCGTCTTTATCGCCGGGCACGACACCACCACCATTCTGGTTGCGAATGCGTTTCGCATGTTCGCGGAACATCCGCATCTGGTGCAGCGTATTCGCGAAAACGAAGCGGATGCGGATAAATTTGTCGAGGAGGTGGCGCGCTATCGCGGGACGGTGCAACGCGTCAGCCGCATGACCACCGAAGCCACCACCGTGGCAGGCGTTGAGTTGCCCAAAGGCGCGGTGGTGCGGTTGTTGCTCTCGTCCGCCAATCGCGACAGCCGTAAATTTGCGGACGGCGATACGTTTAACATCGACCGTGATACCACCGGTCATTTAGGTTTTGGCAACGGGATGCATAAATGTCTCGGCCAGCCGCTGGCGAAACTTGAAACGCTGATCGCCACACGCCTGGTGGCGCGTAAAGTCTCCGATATTGCGCTCGATCCCGCGCAGCCTATCGAGTACGTTCGCGGCAATAATCTGACCAACTCCGGGCCCGCGCATTTGTTTGTGAAGCTGCGTTAA
- a CDS encoding YejL family protein, with product MPQHSRYSDEHVERLLSELVNVLEQHKTPTDLSLMVLGNMVTNLINSSVAPAQRQAIARSFAQALQSSINDDPAH from the coding sequence ATGCCACAACATTCCCGCTACAGTGATGAACACGTTGAACGACTGCTCAGTGAACTGGTCAACGTACTGGAACAACACAAGACTCCAACAGACCTCTCTTTGATGGTTCTGGGGAACATGGTGACGAACCTGATTAACAGCAGCGTCGCCCCGGCTCAGCGCCAGGCTATCGCCCGCTCGTTTGCTCAGGCGTTACAGTCTTCGATTAACGACGACCCGGCGCACTAA
- the mqo gene encoding malate dehydrogenase (quinone), which translates to MKKKTAVPNAQKAGSDTASVVAKTNSRVIHETDVLLIGGGIMSATLGTWLQELEPNWSITMVEQMESVAEESSNGWNNAGTGHSALMELNYTPQKADGSVSIEKAIDINEAFQVSRQFWAHQVKRGVLTQPKSFINTVPHMSFVWGDANVNFLRARYRALQQNPLFRGMRYSEDHQQIKEWAPLVMEGRDPQQKIAATRTEAGTDVNYGEITRQLISSLQMHKNFNLQLNTVVRRFRQNADKSWTITVSDANNSHAKRTIKAKFIFIGAGGAALKLLQQTKIPQAKEYAGFPVGGQFLVCENPDVVNHHLAKVYGQADVGAPPMSVPHIDTRVIDGKRVILFGPFATFSTRFLKNGSLWDLLASINKSNIMPMINVGMDNFDLVKYLVSQVLQKDKDRHAALREYYPMAQKGDWRLWQAGQRVQIIKRDAQKGGVLRLGTEVVSDDEGTVAALLGASPGASTAAPIMLQLLEKVFHEKMQTAAWQAKIKAVVPTYGSRLNEHPQAIEETLAHTSEVLELSYVPVRDADPTPQPQTKSQPVVVNEMADIAL; encoded by the coding sequence ATGAAGAAAAAGACAGCTGTACCCAATGCACAGAAAGCGGGTTCCGATACTGCTTCTGTTGTGGCCAAAACCAACTCCCGCGTTATACACGAGACGGATGTTTTGTTGATCGGTGGTGGTATTATGAGCGCTACGCTGGGTACCTGGCTGCAAGAGCTGGAACCGAACTGGTCGATCACCATGGTCGAGCAAATGGAAAGCGTCGCGGAAGAGAGTTCCAACGGCTGGAACAACGCAGGCACCGGCCACTCCGCGCTGATGGAGCTCAACTATACGCCGCAGAAAGCGGATGGTTCCGTCAGCATTGAAAAAGCTATCGACATCAACGAAGCGTTCCAGGTTTCTCGCCAGTTCTGGGCGCACCAGGTGAAACGCGGCGTCCTCACGCAGCCGAAATCCTTTATTAACACCGTCCCGCACATGAGCTTTGTCTGGGGCGATGCGAACGTCAACTTCCTGCGCGCGCGCTACCGTGCGCTTCAGCAGAACCCGCTGTTCCGCGGAATGCGCTACTCCGAAGATCATCAACAGATTAAAGAGTGGGCGCCGCTGGTGATGGAAGGGCGCGACCCGCAGCAGAAAATTGCCGCGACGCGCACTGAAGCCGGTACCGATGTGAACTACGGCGAGATCACCCGCCAGCTGATTTCCTCGTTGCAGATGCATAAGAACTTCAATCTGCAGCTTAATACGGTAGTGCGTCGTTTCCGCCAGAATGCAGACAAGAGCTGGACCATCACCGTATCTGATGCCAATAACAGCCACGCGAAACGCACCATTAAAGCCAAATTTATCTTTATCGGCGCGGGCGGTGCGGCGTTGAAACTGCTGCAACAGACCAAAATTCCGCAGGCGAAAGAGTATGCCGGCTTCCCGGTTGGCGGCCAGTTCCTGGTGTGCGAAAACCCGGACGTGGTGAATCATCATCTGGCGAAAGTGTATGGTCAGGCCGATGTTGGCGCGCCGCCGATGTCGGTGCCGCATATTGATACCCGCGTGATTGACGGCAAACGCGTCATTCTGTTCGGGCCATTCGCGACCTTCTCAACGCGTTTCCTGAAAAACGGTTCCCTGTGGGATCTGCTGGCGTCGATCAACAAATCGAACATCATGCCGATGATCAACGTCGGGATGGACAACTTCGATCTGGTGAAATATCTGGTCAGCCAGGTGCTGCAAAAGGACAAAGATCGTCACGCCGCGCTGCGTGAATATTATCCGATGGCGCAGAAAGGCGACTGGCGTTTGTGGCAGGCGGGGCAGCGCGTGCAGATTATCAAACGTGATGCACAGAAAGGCGGGGTTCTGCGTTTGGGCACAGAAGTGGTGAGCGACGATGAAGGTACCGTAGCGGCACTGCTCGGTGCGTCACCGGGTGCGTCTACCGCTGCGCCAATCATGCTGCAACTGCTGGAAAAAGTGTTCCATGAGAAAATGCAGACTGCGGCCTGGCAGGCGAAAATCAAAGCCGTGGTGCCGACTTACGGCTCGCGCCTGAACGAACATCCGCAGGCGATTGAAGAGACCCTGGCGCATACCAGTGAAGTGCTGGAACTGAGCTACGTGCCGGTTCGTGATGCCGATCCTACCCCGCAACCGCAGACTAAATCGCAGCCGGTGGTGGTGAATGAGATGGCGGATATTGCGCTGTAA
- the yejM gene encoding LPS biosynthesis-modulating metalloenzyme YejM, translating to MVTHRQPYREKVSQMVSWGHWFAMFNMLLAMVLGSRYLFVADWPTTLTGRVYSYLSLVGHFSFLVFAAYLLILFPLTFIVGSQRLMRFLSAILATAGMTLLLIDTEVFTRFHLHLNPVVWELVINPDQNEMARDWQLMFISVPVILLIEMLFATWSWQKLRSLMRRRRYFRPVAWLFFVSFISSHVMYIWADANFYRPITMQKANLPLSYPMTARRFLEKHGLLDAQDYQRRLVEQGDPEAVSVQYPLSELRYRDMGAGQNVLLITVDGLNYSRFEKQMPSLAQFAGENVNFTQHMSSGNTTDNGTFGLFYGISPAYMDGVLSARIPAALITALNQQGYQLGLFSSDGFNSPVYRQALLSDFSLPPSKSQNDAQTANQWINWLGRYAQEENRWFSWVSFNGTNLDDSQQQGFTRRYAAAAADVDTQINRVLSALRDSGKLDSTVVIITAGHGVPLGDEREQFDWSRARLQVPLVVHWPGTPAQRIDALTEHKDVMTTLMQRLLHVSTPANEYSQGQDLFSATRRHVWVTAADNNTLAITTPRFTVVLDHNGHYQTWNSDGEKEREQKPQLSLLLQVLTEEKRFIAN from the coding sequence ATGGTGACTCATCGTCAGCCCTACCGAGAAAAAGTCTCCCAGATGGTTAGCTGGGGGCACTGGTTTGCTATGTTCAACATGTTGTTGGCCATGGTGCTCGGCAGCCGCTATCTTTTTGTTGCCGACTGGCCGACAACGCTTACCGGTCGCGTCTACTCGTACCTGAGCCTTGTCGGGCATTTCAGTTTTCTGGTGTTCGCCGCCTATCTGCTGATTCTCTTTCCGCTGACGTTTATCGTCGGCTCGCAGCGCTTAATGCGGTTCCTGTCCGCGATTCTGGCAACCGCTGGCATGACGCTGCTGCTTATCGATACCGAAGTTTTCACCCGCTTCCACTTGCACCTTAACCCGGTGGTGTGGGAGCTGGTTATCAACCCGGACCAAAACGAAATGGCCCGCGACTGGCAGCTGATGTTTATCAGCGTGCCGGTGATATTGCTTATCGAAATGCTGTTCGCTACCTGGAGCTGGCAAAAGTTGCGCAGCCTGATGCGCCGACGCCGCTACTTCCGCCCCGTCGCCTGGCTCTTTTTTGTATCGTTTATCAGCTCGCACGTGATGTACATCTGGGCCGATGCCAACTTCTATCGCCCGATTACCATGCAGAAAGCAAACCTGCCGCTCTCTTATCCAATGACCGCGCGCCGCTTCCTGGAAAAACACGGCCTGCTGGATGCGCAGGATTACCAGCGTCGTCTGGTTGAGCAAGGCGATCCGGAAGCCGTATCGGTGCAATACCCGCTGAGCGAACTGCGCTATCGCGATATGGGCGCAGGGCAAAACGTCCTGCTGATCACCGTCGATGGCCTGAACTATTCGCGCTTCGAAAAACAGATGCCTTCTCTGGCCCAGTTCGCCGGTGAAAACGTCAACTTTACCCAGCATATGAGTTCGGGTAATACCACAGACAACGGCACCTTCGGCCTGTTCTATGGTATTTCACCGGCCTATATGGATGGCGTGCTCTCGGCGCGTATTCCGGCGGCGCTGATTACCGCGCTGAACCAGCAGGGTTATCAGCTGGGCCTGTTCTCTTCCGATGGCTTCAATAGCCCGGTTTATCGTCAGGCGCTGCTTTCGGACTTCTCGCTGCCGCCAAGCAAATCGCAAAACGACGCGCAGACGGCAAATCAGTGGATTAACTGGCTGGGCCGCTACGCGCAGGAAGAAAACCGTTGGTTCTCGTGGGTATCCTTTAACGGCACCAACCTCGACGACAGCCAGCAGCAAGGCTTCACCCGCCGCTATGCCGCCGCTGCCGCCGATGTCGATACACAGATTAACCGCGTGCTGAGCGCGCTGCGTGATTCCGGCAAACTGGATAGCACGGTAGTGATTATTACCGCAGGTCACGGCGTGCCGCTGGGCGATGAACGCGAGCAGTTCGACTGGTCACGCGCACGTCTACAGGTACCGTTGGTCGTCCACTGGCCGGGCACCCCGGCGCAGCGTATCGACGCCCTGACCGAGCATAAAGACGTGATGACCACCCTGATGCAGCGTCTGTTGCACGTCAGCACGCCAGCAAATGAATACTCGCAGGGGCAGGATCTCTTCAGCGCCACGCGTCGCCACGTTTGGGTAACCGCTGCGGATAACAACACGCTGGCGATTACGACCCCGCGCTTTACCGTTGTGCTTGACCACAATGGTCATTACCAGACGTGGAACAGCGACGGCGAGAAAGAACGCGAGCAAAAACCACAGCTGAGCCTGCTGCTGCAGGTACTGACTGAGGAAAAACGATTCATCGCTAACTGA
- a CDS encoding DeoR/GlpR family DNA-binding transcription regulator: protein MLASQRKKAILELLAQDKQVLSSELSQKFLISEDSIRRDLRELAAEGLLQRVHGGALPASAAIAPIETRKNVQSRSKQTVAAKAVKMIQPGQVVMIDGGTTAHELVARIPQDIAFTVVTHSPGIAVSLVDHPLVEVIVIGGRLFKHSVVTVGSAMIDVISHINADLFFMGVTGIHASAGFTTGDYEEACVKRALSQRAAETVVMASAEKMNAASAFAIGPLSLASTIIIDGEPDTALREACAKQQIELL, encoded by the coding sequence ATGCTCGCCAGCCAACGTAAAAAAGCAATTCTCGAACTGCTAGCGCAAGACAAGCAGGTTTTATCCAGCGAACTGAGCCAAAAGTTCTTGATTTCAGAGGACTCTATCCGGCGTGATTTACGTGAACTGGCGGCAGAAGGTCTGCTGCAACGCGTTCACGGTGGCGCACTGCCCGCATCAGCTGCAATAGCCCCTATCGAAACACGCAAAAACGTGCAAAGCCGTTCAAAGCAAACCGTCGCGGCAAAAGCGGTAAAGATGATTCAACCGGGCCAGGTGGTGATGATCGATGGCGGAACCACCGCACACGAACTGGTGGCGCGCATACCGCAGGATATCGCGTTTACCGTCGTCACTCACAGCCCAGGAATTGCCGTCAGTCTGGTCGATCACCCACTGGTTGAGGTGATCGTCATCGGCGGGAGATTGTTTAAACACTCGGTCGTGACGGTAGGATCGGCAATGATCGATGTCATAAGTCATATCAATGCCGACCTGTTTTTTATGGGGGTGACGGGTATTCATGCCAGTGCCGGTTTTACCACGGGTGATTATGAAGAAGCCTGTGTAAAACGCGCCCTGTCGCAACGTGCGGCAGAAACGGTGGTCATGGCCTCGGCTGAAAAGATGAACGCCGCTTCTGCTTTTGCCATCGGCCCGCTATCCCTTGCCAGCACAATTATCATCGACGGCGAGCCGGATACCGCGTTACGCGAAGCCTGTGCAAAACAGCAGATTGAACTGCTTTGA